The Naumovozyma castellii chromosome 4, complete genome genome contains a region encoding:
- the MRH4 gene encoding ATP-dependent RNA helicase (ancestral locus Anc_6.223), translated as MMLIGRSIRSSMGFCLCATRGYSSGPRPKKLRYPKKNASSYASSGKKSMKLARTVAPSTALKTRVLRTGKINHKNKRTNSASSKNSDEPKSFKYGEFGGLKEVSETDIQKDISIIEKIDNFDALKILPIVRDSIRSIIANESSFKSSEPGKTAMTKDDIKPSPVQILAIRKLAKKLMEPKLQLHAIAAETGSGKTMAYLIPLLDYLKRVEIETPDVWEKLKDRSIIRSVILVPTHELVQQVYDTILQTEQSLNLHTYKWSSGTSHEEFLAKLKDRIDILVTTPAKLLSLFKIRMISRPDKILSQVKFVVLDEADTLLDRSWVEDTHEIIKRMPNTNHLLFCSATIPNEFNKTITRLFPSVTPIVTPRLHKLPQALNFKIINASLNPFKGSKMKALAQILYAIANDGTEPGYEKRSIIFVNEKKHVSKVVELLNEQYGHNAIALTGDDKPDERIKKLESFMSAPKLLKGVTPIAEEGDDTKPTEMKIPNSNITIGSIENEHISGNNKSVNKILKLLVTTDLMARGLNFQGIKNVILYDVPKTSIDLVHRAGRTGRMKQRGRVFMIIDKKTKSWAKAIPLILRKNKSLT; from the coding sequence ATGATGTTGATAGGACGTAGTATACGGTCCTCGATGGGTTTCTGTCTTTGTGCCACGAGGGGTTATTCTAGTGGACCCAGGCCTAAAAAGCTTAGATATCCCAAGAAGAATGCCTCATCTTACGCTTCTTCTGGGAAGAAATCAATGAAATTAGCTAGAACTGTAGCTCCCTCCACTGCATTGAAGACACGTGTTCTAAGAACAGGTAAGATCAATcataaaaacaaaagaacTAATTCTGCATCTTCCAAGAATAGTGACGAGCCTAAATCCTTTAAGTATGGGGAGTTTGGAGGGTTGAAAGAGGTGTCTGAAACGGATATACAGAAGGACATTTCTATAATCGAAAAGattgataattttgatgCCTTAAAGATTTTACCCATAGTGAGAGATTCAATAAGATCGATCATTGCCAATGAATCCTCATTTAAGAGTTCTGAACCAGGAAAGACTGCAATGACCAAAGATGATATCAAACCGTCACCAGTTCAAATTCTTGCAATAAGAAAGCTGgccaagaaattgatggAACCCAAGTTGCAATTGCATGCCATTGCTGCAGAGACAGGTTCAGGAAAGACAATGGCTTATTTAATTCCTTTACTAGATTATCTGAAAAGGGTAGAAATAGAAACTCCAGATGTTTGGGAAAAGCTAAAGGATAGGTCAATCATAAGATCGGTTATACTGGTACCCACACATGAGCTAGTTCAACAGGTTTATGATACAATATTGCAAACGGAACAATCTCTAAATCTACACACATATAAATGGTCAAGTGGTACTTCTCATGAAGAATTTCTTGCTAAACTAAAAGATAGAATTGATATATTGGTCACAACCCCAGCAAAACTactttctttatttaaaattagaATGATTAGTAGACCAGATAAGATATTATCTCAGGTTAAATTTGTGGTTCTAGATGAAGCTGATACTTTACTTGACAGATCATGGGTAGAAGACACACACGAAATTATAAAGAGAATGCCAAACACTAatcatttgttgttttgttCTGCTACTATACCTAATGAATTCAACAAGACTATAACCCGTTTGTTTCCCAGCGTGACACCCATCGTTACTCCAAGATTACATAAACTTCCGCAGGCATTAAACTTCAAGATTATAAATGCTTCATTAAATCCATTCAAAGGCTCGAAAATGAAGGCACTGGCACAGATATTATACGCCATTGCCAATGATGGTACTGAACCTGGATATGAAAAACGAagtattatttttgttaatgaaaagaagcATGTCTCTAAGGTAgtagaattattaaatgaacaATATGGACATAATGCTATTGCCCTAACAGGAGACGATAAACCAGatgaaagaataaaaaaactGGAAAGCTTTATGTCTGCtccaaaattattaaaaggTGTGACTCCAATAGCAGAGGAAGGAGATGACACCAAACCGACAGAGATGAAAATACCAAACTCAAACATAACTATTGGTTCCATTGAGAATGAACATATATCTGGAAACAATAAATCTGTAAATAAAATCTTAAAACTTCTTGTCACTACGGATTTGATGGCTAGAGGTTTGAACTTCCAGGGGATAAAGAACGTTATCCTCTACGATGTACCGAAGACCTCAATTGATTTAGTGCATAGGGCTGGGAGAACGGGTAGGATGAAACAGAGAGGGAGAGTCTTTATGATTATTGATAAGAAAACAAAGTCATGGGCTAAAGCTATTCCACTAATTCTCAGGAAGAACAAGTCATTGACCTGA
- the ALG2 gene encoding GDP-Man:Man(1)GlcNAc(2)-PP-dolichol alpha-1,3-mannosyltransferase (ancestral locus Anc_6.219) yields the protein MATEPNKKLSIAFIHPDLGIGGAERLVVDAALGLQEQGNEVIFYTSHCDKNHCFEEIKDGTLKFQVIGDQLPTTLGGKFYIVFANLRQLYLTFKLLFTKEAKKHDVFIVDQLSTCVPFLHKYTTADILFYCHFPDQLLASRTNIIKKLYRVPFDLLEQFTISAADMVVVNSNFTKSMYYSAFNLLQNEPDVVYPCVDLDFSPIDQRDKQLLGHLLAPNDKFYLSINRYELKKNIVLALKAFALSNEFSNDNAKLIICGGYDERVSENVQCLKQLQREAECLKISYSTINYPEFEKNNDLDLFNTTHSKVIFLTSISTSLKELLLSKTELLLYTPSNEHFGIVPLEAMKHGKPVLATTSGGPLETVETLIPGKNDNIATGWLRAPIPEVWAKVIDESKRYKEGGKSKFENSGPSRVSRIFSRRTMTRSLEDIIDKMLWRKRTVYPWETVIGPFFNLMLQFIFTKLFPGSNWPYILLATVALLMKDYMSLIYWVFAYSTLNFFIE from the coding sequence ATGGCTACAGAACCCAATAAGAAATTGTCAATTGCATTTATTCATCCAGATCTGGGGATCGGTGGTGCTGAAAGATTAGTGGTGGACGCCGCTTTAGGTTTACAAGAGCAAGGTAATGAAGTCATCTTTTATACGAGCCATTGTGATAAGAACCATtgttttgaagaaattaaagatggTACTCTAAAGTTTCAGGTCATTGGTGATCAATTACCAACGACATTAGGTGGTAAATTTTACATTGTTTTTGCCAACTTAAGACAACTTTATTTGACGTTTAAGCTATTGTTCACTAAAGAGGCCAAGAAGCACGATGTCTTTATTGTTGATCAATTGTCAACATGCGTTCCCTTTTTACACAAGTATACAACCGCTGATATTCTATTTTATTGTCATTTCCCCGATCAATTATTAGCGTCAAGAACAAATAtaatcaagaaattatatcGTGTTCCCTTTGATCTACTTGAGCAATTCACAATCAGTGCGGCTGATATGGTTGTGGTGAATTCTAACTTTACCAAATCAATGTATTACAGTGCGTTTAATCTTTTGCAAAACGAACCTGATGTCGTGTATCCATGTGTAGATCTAGATTTTTCACCAATCGACCAAAGAGATAAACAGTTATTGGGTCATTTATTGGCACctaatgataaattctATTTGAGTATTAATAGATATGAactgaagaaaaacatTGTTCTTGCGTTAAAGGCCTTTGCGCTTTCCAATGAATTCAGCAACGATAACGCTAAACTGATCATATGTGGTGGTTATGATGAACGTGTGAGTGAAAATGTTCAATGCTTAAAGCAACTACAGAGAGAAGCTGAATGTCTAAAAATATCTTACTCCACGATTAATTATccagaatttgaaaagaataatgatttggatCTCTTCAATACAACACATAGTAAAGTAATATTTTTGACTTCAATTTCTACATCTTTAaaggaattattattaagcAAGACAGAATTATTACTGTATACACCATCTAATGAGCATTTCGGTATTGTCCCATTGGAGGCTATGAAACATGGAAAGCCTGTATTGGCTACCACTAGCGGGGGTCCATTGGAAACAGTGGAGACTTTAATACCTGGTAAGAATGATAACATTGCCACTGGCTGGTTAAGAGCACCAATTCCGGAAGTATGGGCAAAGGTAATTGATGAAAGTAAAAGATACAAAGAAGGGGGtaaatcaaaatttgaaaatagtGGCCCTAGTAGAGTTTCTAGAATTTTTTCTCGTAGAACAATGACCAGATCTTTGGAAGATATCATCGATAAAATGTTATGGAGAAAGAGAACGGTTTATCCATGGGAAACTGTCATCGGTccttttttcaatttgatgTTACAATTCATTTTTACTAAATTATTCCCAGGGTCTAACTGGCCTTACATTTTGTTGGCAACAGTCGCTCTTCTCATGAAAGATTATATGTCACTCATCTATTGGGTATTTGCATACTCCACcttaaatttcttcatagAGTAA
- the SGF73 gene encoding deubiquitination module subunit SGF73 (ancestral locus Anc_6.218) has product MDVDSREIKGIKPDTMEKFPDSDNAGWRHLLSTAKNNLAQSQSINPESKAKYFRRDAHIIEAPLESLSEFRVCKKCGKPIKLTALVDHLENNCSILDSKTATTSSEATTLRDETPEVKSESTNQQLPGPGKTIDHLNYTGKRPPPSSDTTRDNNDDNDDDEEDDDDDDDDDDDDDDDDDDDDSQSQGPDSKKFKSSTGTSSSKTKKVKKQRKIKQRNPTDKHLIDFDKQCGVQLPEGGYCARSLTCKSHSMGAKRAVEGRTQTFDFLLAEYHKEHQTKIGAAAEKRAKQQELQKLQKQIQKEQKEQKRLLQQQKRQKKLANSKQRETSSARGRGGDNRNSSRANDKNLTDPTSNLTPEEETTQVLNGVSRSFPLPLESTVVSSTRGRTKYFRMREMFASSFSIKPGYTTPGYGSIHSRVGCLDLDRTTEYKFRIRTPQPINQIAAHNLSPQQLQKLQQQRILQAQMLAQKKQQQQQFQQQLQQQQLQQQQHQQQSQGQPQIRAQATVSSDNGYNQNVNPTNTMNNTGNMATGDKGLTPQEIQLQQQKLRQQQIQQQKFEDAAFHLANATKLMESSSNINGSTSPGTPVNIGNSPPMNSNQQQVGNMVGGRVNVGIGNSVNGYGGRVN; this is encoded by the coding sequence ATGGACGTTGACTCAAGGGAAATTAAAGGTATTAAGCCTGATACAATGGAAAAGTTTCCAGATTCCGATAATGCTGGTTGGAGACATCTTTTATCCACGGccaaaaataatttggCTCAATCACAAAGCATAAATCCTGAAAGTAAAGCCAAGTATTTTCGTAGAGATGCTCATATCATCGAAGCTCCATTGGAATCATTATCGGAATTTAGAGTATGTAAGAAATGCGGGAAGCCGATTAAATTGACTGCATTAGTGGatcatttggaaaataattgttcaattttagATTCGAAGACCGCGACTACTTCCTCTGAAGCTACCACTTTAAGAGACGAAACTCCGGAAGTTAAATCTGAATCGACAAACCAGCAATTACCTGGACCAGGGAAAACTATAGACCACTTGAATTACACGGGGAAGAGACCACCACCTTCATCAGATACCACTCGTGATaacaatgatgataatgacgatgatgaagaagatgatgacgacgatgatgacgatgacgacgatgatgacgacgatGACGACGACGATGACAGTCAAAGTCAAGGACCagattcaaagaaatttaaaagCTCAACTGGGACCTCATCCTCCAAGACAAAGAAGGTCAAGAAACAACGGAAGATCAAACAAAGAAATCCAACAGACAAAcatttaattgattttgataaacAATGTGGTGTTCAATTACCAGAAGGTGGCTACTGTGCCAGATCTTTGACTTGTAAGTCACATTCAATGGGTGCAAAAAGAGCTGTTGAAGGAAGAACTCAAACTTTTGATTTCCTACTAGCGGAGTATCATAAGGAACATCAAACCAAGATTGGTGCTGCTGCCGAGAAGCGTGCCAAACAACAAGAATTAcagaaattacaaaagcAAATACAAAAGGAACAGAAGGAGcaaaaaagattattacAGCAACAGAAGAGGCAAAAGAAATTGGCCAACAGTAAACAGAGAGAGACCAGCTCTGCAAGAGGGAGGGGTGGAGACAATAGAAATTCTTCTAGAGCTAATGATAAGAACCTTACTGATCcaacttcaaatttgaCGCCAGAAGAAGAGACAACACAAGTATTGAACGGTGTTTCCAGATCTTTCCCTCTCCCATTGGAATCTACTGTCGTCTCATCAACTAGAGGTAGAACCAAGTATTTCAGAATGAGAGAAATGTTTGCTTCGTCTTTTTCTATCAAGCCCGGTTATACAACACCAGGATATGGATCAATACATTCTAGAGTTGGTTGCTTGGATCTGGATAGAACCACCGAATACAAATTCCGTATACGTACCCCTCAACCTATAAATCAAATAGCTGCTCACAATTTATCACCTcaacaattacaaaaattacaacaacaacgaaTTCTACAAGCTCAAATGCTGGCTCAAAAGaagcaacagcaacaacaatttcaGCAGCAGctacaacaacagcagttacaacagcagcagcatCAACAGCAATCACAAGGTCAACCACAGATACGGGCTCAAGCCACTGTCTCATCTGATAATGGATATAACCAGAACGTCAACCCAACTAATACAATGAATAACACTGGAAATATGGCAACTGGCGACAAAGGTTTGACACCACAGGAGATTCAACTTCAACAGCAGAAACTAcgacaacaacaaatacaacaacagaaatttgaagatgcCGCCTTCCATTTGGCAAACGCAACAAAACTTATGGAAAGTTCATCTAATATAAATGGTTCTACTTCACCTGGTACTCCGGTAAATATTGGTAATTCACCACCAATGAACTCAAATCAACAGCAGGTGGGTAACATGGTTGGTGGTCGTGTCAACGTTGGAATAGGAAATTCTGTAAATGGATATGGAGGTCGGGTCAATTaa
- the NCAS0D04160 gene encoding uncharacterized protein, translating into MKFAICLLLTIFADVEARLIPNNGRSPVFRIDSAIDGIDSGWQVGSTIATDKGNFIFFSSAEELPKLIPNYAGTDSMLVNTDTGFVITDIKNSETANSQSWNQWQLAKSGHWWSRWYPISPCFHTESESGSSSIDLDWSYNYQWSHTTGKDLPWGFVVATLGNNTTYLLERSGKDTCNIPGGSVGQVWYRQHLLWADYQKQDCTMSKMSGTTCSPWSSYIRVNAPLKDDDSNGYLVRCNTGKQNVQC; encoded by the coding sequence atgaagtttGCCATCTGTCTTTTACTCACTATCTTTGCTGACGTTGAAGCAAGACTAATACCTAACAATGGGAGATCACCAGTATTTCGAATCGATTCTGCCATAGATGGAATTGATTCAGGTTGGCAAGTGGGGTCCACGATAGCAACTGACAAAGgcaattttattttcttctcatcTGCTGAGGAATTACCCAAGCTCATTCCCAATTATGCTGGTACGGATTCCATGCTAGTTAATACCGATACAGGCTTCGTTATCACAGATATAAAAAATTCAGAGACTGCTAATTCCCAGTCATGGAACCAATGGCAACTAGCTAAATCTGGGCACTGGTGGTCTCGATGGTACCCAATTTCCCCTTGTTTTCACACTGAGTCGGAGTCTGGTAGTAGTTCTATTGATTTGGATTGGTCATACAACTACCAATGGAGTCATACCACCGGAAAGGATTTGCCATGGGGGTTCGTTGTGGCGACCCTAGGTAACAACACTACTTATTTGTTGGAACGATCAGGTAAAGACACTTGTAATATTCCTGGGGGGTCCGTAGGACAGGTATGGTACAGGCAACATTTACTATGGGCAGACTATCAGAAACAGGATTGTACAATGAGCAAAATGAGTGGAACCACATGTAGTCCATGGAGCTCCTATATTAGGGTGAACGCACCATTgaaagatgatgattccAATGGTTATCTTGTAAGATGCAATACGGGCAAACAGAATGTTCAATGTTGA
- the NPY1 gene encoding NAD(+) diphosphatase (ancestral locus Anc_6.216) produces MFETNNTETYFGQSDLNRVSFLRHDEDFIRQTLTHKSTVVIPFIKGEALLSDNDLLTVTVSEDAAMRHVIETMIPLLNTKESRLDASGVSLTFLGLLESTSTDFLTYKDEYKGIPYYGINFVVDEKTIIKPKDIATFEKYSQLLRGPSLFELANGAASLYSHAKMYLDWLTKYKFCPGCGSVIYPIDAGTKLRCSNEDMNVKCDVRDHKVNNICFPRTDPVVIIAIVSRDFSKVCIARSKRKYHDVVLYGLVAGFMECSETVEHAAAREIWEETGMKCDEVSMVCTQPWPPVNLMIGCIGFVDFNGVNEKIDLGHDPELAEAQWVDTEELMEAHANYKGGMIVPFRDGSYLPGNTAVAYQLVDYVAEQYKKLQGKSQCNL; encoded by the coding sequence ATGTTCGAAACTAATAACACAGAAACCTATTTTGGTCAATCAGATCTCAACAGAGTGTCATTCTTAAGACACGATGAAGACTTTATCAGGCAGACTTTGACTCATAAATCTACTGTTGTCATTCCATTCATAAAAGGTGAGGCACTACTCTCCGATAATGACTTGCTTACTGTAACGGTATCTGAAGATGCTGCTATGCGACATGTCATCGAAACCATGATCCCGTTATTGAATACTAAGGAATCAAGATTAGATGCCTCTGGTGTCAGTTTAACGTTCCTTGGCCTATTGGAATCAACTTCCACTGATTTTTTGACTTACAAGGATGAATATAAGGGAATTCCATACTATGGTATAAACTTTGTTGTCGATGAAAAAACTATAATTAAACCCAAGGATATTGCTACGTTCGAGAAATATTCTCAATTATTGAGAGGaccttcattatttgagCTAGCCAATGGAGCTGCAAGTCTCTATTCTCATGCTAAGATGTATTTGGATTGGTTGACCAAGTATAAATTCTGCCCTGGTTGTGGGTCCGTAATTTATCCTATTGATGCTGGTACAAAGTTACGCTGTTCCAACGAGGATATGAATGTTAAATGCGATGTTAGGGATCATAAGGTGAACAATATTTGCTTCCCAAGAACAGACCCTGTGGTAATCATTGCCATTGTCTCGAGAGACTTTAGTAAGGTTTGTATTGCTAGATCGAAGAGAAAGTATCATGATGTGGTGTTATATGGATTAGTTGCAGGTTTCATGGAATGTTCCGAGACTGTAGAACATGCTGCTGCTAGAGAGATATGGGAAGAGACTGGGATGAAATGTGATGAAGTATCTATGGTTTGCACGCAACCTTGGCCTCCCGTGAACTTGATGATCGGTTGCATTGGCTTTGTGGATTTCAATGGAGTGAATGAGAAGATTGATTTAGGCCATGATCCTGAATTAGCAGAAGCACAATGGGTGGATACTGAAGAATTGATGGAAGCCCATGCAAATTATAAGGGCGGTATGATCGTACCATTCAGAGACGGAAGCTACCTACCGGGGAATACTGCTGTGGCATACCAGTTAGTGGATTATGTTGCTGAGCAATATAAGAAGTTGCAAGGTAAATCACAGTGTAATTTATAG